One genomic window of Cupriavidus malaysiensis includes the following:
- the rpmF gene encoding 50S ribosomal protein L32 — protein MAVQQNKKSPSKRGMHRSHDHLSAAPLAVEPTTGETHLRHHVSPNGYYRGRKVIKTKND, from the coding sequence ATGGCTGTTCAACAGAACAAGAAGTCGCCGTCCAAGCGCGGCATGCACCGCTCGCACGATCACCTGTCGGCGGCTCCCCTGGCTGTCGAGCCGACCACCGGCGAAACCCACCTGCGCCACCACGTGAGCCCGAACGGCTACTACCGTGGCCGCAAGGTCATCAAGACCAAGAACGACTGA
- a CDS encoding YceD family protein: MTQSIDLREFDLFAFCRSGDTADGEVALRELPRILAETAAQAPASAPDERFRFQVHGMAREEAGEPGRAPVRRLFLDLSVEGSVWLNCQRCLEAYAEPVSTATRFEVVATEEEADAAPMDDDEVDVIAGSKRFSLLTLIEDEVLLALPVAPKHAVCESVHESLVTGADGQVEPEVEATPEEEKRPSPFAALANLKTKH; the protein is encoded by the coding sequence ATGACCCAGTCGATCGACCTGCGCGAGTTTGATCTCTTTGCCTTTTGCCGGTCGGGCGACACTGCTGACGGCGAAGTGGCGCTGCGCGAGTTGCCGCGCATCTTAGCCGAGACGGCGGCGCAAGCGCCAGCCTCGGCGCCGGACGAGCGATTCCGCTTCCAGGTGCACGGCATGGCGCGCGAGGAGGCCGGCGAGCCCGGCCGGGCGCCGGTGCGGCGACTGTTCCTCGACCTGTCCGTCGAGGGGAGCGTCTGGCTGAACTGCCAGCGCTGCCTGGAGGCCTACGCGGAGCCGGTGTCGACGGCGACGCGCTTCGAGGTCGTAGCGACGGAAGAGGAAGCGGACGCGGCGCCGATGGACGACGATGAGGTCGACGTCATCGCGGGGTCCAAGCGTTTTTCGCTGCTGACCTTGATCGAAGATGAAGTGCTGCTGGCCCTGCCGGTAGCGCCCAAGCATGCTGTCTGCGAATCGGTGCATGAGAGTCTCGTGACCGGCGCGGACGGACAGGTGGAGCCGGAAGTCGAGGCGACGCCGGAAGAAGAAAAGCGGCCTTCGCCTTTTGCGGCGCTGGCCAACCTGAAGACCAAGCACTGA